One segment of Candidatus Babeliales bacterium DNA contains the following:
- a CDS encoding MauE/DoxX family redox-associated membrane protein, with protein sequence MNNYTFKDFLPLIIIFSVVIALTIIAQSWRGDFSWMSTMNDFMGFFFIVFGSFKVINLPGFVEAYQTYDIVAKQSILYAYLYPFIELGLGLAYLYRLYPIATNVITLIVMLVSSIGVFQKLLEREQIVCACLGAVFKIPMTWVTLTEDLLMAGMAFAMLLMR encoded by the coding sequence ATGAATAATTATACATTTAAAGATTTTTTACCCCTTATTATCATTTTCTCCGTAGTTATTGCATTGACAATTATTGCGCAAAGTTGGCGCGGCGATTTTAGCTGGATGAGCACAATGAACGATTTTATGGGCTTTTTCTTTATAGTTTTTGGAAGCTTCAAAGTAATCAATTTGCCTGGTTTTGTGGAAGCATATCAAACCTATGATATTGTTGCTAAGCAAAGTATTTTATATGCCTATCTTTATCCATTTATTGAACTTGGTCTCGGCCTTGCTTACTTGTATAGATTATATCCAATAGCAACTAACGTTATTACATTAATCGTTATGCTGGTAAGCAGTATTGGCGTATTTCAAAAATTACTGGAAAGAGAGCAAATTGTCTGCGCATGCTTAGGTGCTGTATTTAAAATTCCTATGACATGGGTAACGCTCACTGAAGATTTATTAATGGCAGGTATGGCATTTGCAATGTTATTAATGAGGTAA